The Kaistella daneshvariae genomic sequence ATTGGTTTCATTATTACAGAAAAAAGCCTGACAGTTTTTATTTCGGGAATACAGTTTTTTCGGTGCAATGGAGCCGTGTTCAATATCGATGACGTCTGGCCTTGTTGATTTCAATTCAGGTTCATACGTCCCATAACCCCATTTCCAGTTGTTGCGGAACCATAAAGTCGGTAAAATGGCGAGTGGCGCTTTTTTCCCGCTTCTATTGCTCACCGAAATTCTGATAAGAATATCATCGTGGTGAATTTTCGCGTATTCAATAAAAATATCAAAATATTCATTATCGTTGAAAATGCCGGTATCAATAATTTCGTATTCCGGTTCACGCTTGCTGCGGCGGCGGTTTTCATCAATTAAATCGGTGTAAGGAAATTCATTGATCGGATATTTATACACCATTTTCATGTAAGAATGCGTCGGTGTATTGTCCAAATAATAGTACAGTTCCTTTACATCTTCACCGTGGTTTCCCTGATGATTGCTCAAGCCGAAAAAGCGTTCCTTGAGCATTTTATCCTTGTAATTCCAGAACGAAAGCGCAAAACAAAGGTATTGTTTGGTGTCGCAAATTCCGGCAATTCCATCTTCGCTCCAGCGGTAAGCGCGGCTTATCGCGTCGTTGTAAGTGGTGTATCCCCACGCATTTCCTGTGGCGCTGTAATCTTCGCGCACCGTTCCCCACTGCCTGTTGCTCACATATGGTCCCCAGGTTTTCCACTGGTCCTGCAGCATTCTTTCTCGTTCGGTTGTCATCCTAAAAAAAATTTCTGCCGCGAAATTAGGAAATAAAAAAAATATGAAAAATTGCCAGTTGTCTTTTTATTGCTTTCCTTTGTGGCAGATTAGTTCATTCACATACTGAAAATGTTATTAAGAAAGGTGGAGAGATTAGACTCTATGATACCTTGGCAACCCTTCGGAAACGAAGAAGGTGCTACATTCTATTCGCCGCGGCGATGAAGATAACAGAAACTTTTTTTACCACTTTCGCGGTAGCATTTTCAATTTATCTGTTTAAAAAAATTGAAAACTTCGCTACAAACTTTCAAATTTTACGCTTTTTCATTTTGAAAAAAATTGCCCTTGTAACGGCAAATTTTTCAGTTTTAGCATTTTCAATTTTTTTAAATGGCGGAATGTTCATTTCGATGAAAATCATTTTGTAATTAAAACTATTTTAAATCCCATTTCTAATGAAAAATAGAGCTGAAATAAAAATTTTGAGAAATAAAGCCATCATCAAATTCGAAGGAAAAGATTTTCTGGGTGAAGTTGGTATTGATGGTAGAATTTTTAAAGCGTTGACTTACGCCAGAATCAGCGTTGGTGTTATTTCACAGCAAGCCGCAGAAAACGGAATTTCCGTTTTGGTCAACGATTCCGATTCGGAAAAAGCCGTGAATTGTCTTATCGATGAATTCGAAAGTGAAAGGAAAACCGGCAAAGTGCGGCAGATTTACAGCATTAATAATGTGTCGGTCTTAAGTTTTGTGGTGAAAGATTTTAATAAAATAATGTCCGAGCTCGCGCGAAACAACGTTTTCCCGCTGATTTTAAACCAAAATTCCCCTGATAATAAAGTAAGTCTGGTGGTGACTTCCTCCCAGGATGAAAAAGCAAAAAATATTATGGAAGCGGAAATTTTTTCCAGACCAAAAACCGTTCATCTCGCCATTTTCGGTCACGGAAAAGTCGGTGCTACGCTCATTTACCAGGTTTTGGAAAGAAGTAAAGACATCAGAAACCGCAAAAAACTCGATTTGAAAATTTTTGCCATCGCGGATTCGAAAAAAATTGCCTTTAATACCGAAGGTTTTTCCGTAAACTGGCAGCAGGAAATTTCTCGGGCGGAGGAAAAGCCGGATGTTGAAAAGCTCGTTACTTTCGCGCAGCGTCATCACCTCGAAAATTTAATCGCAGTGGATGTGACCGCAAGTTCCGCGCTGGCAATGAATTATGTTTTTCTGGCAGAAAACGGTTTTGATTTGGTGTCCTCGAACAAAATTTTCAACACTTCACCCATTTCGGATTACCGCGATTTGCGTAATGTTTTGCGGAAAAAGAATAAAAAATATCTTTATGAAACCAATGTCGGAGCCGGTTTACCGCTCATTGATACGATTAAATTGCTTCATCTTTCGGGTGAGAATATAACCCGCATCAAAGGTGTTTTTTCCGGGTCGCTGAGCTATATTTTTAATAATTTCTCCGTTCGCGACGACAAGTTTTCCGACATTTTAAAAGAAGCGATTTCGAAAGGTTTTACTGAACCAGATCCGCGCGAAGATTTGTCTGGAAACGATGTTGCACAAAAACTATTGATTCTGGCGCGCGAACTGGATTTGGCGAATGAATTTTCAGATATTAACATCGAAAATTTAGTTCCGAAAAATCTGCGAAAAGTGAGCGTTTCGGAATTTTCTGAAAATTTGCCCGAATTGGATGGTATTTTTGAAAACCTCAAAAATAATCAGGAAGACGGCCACGTCCTCCGCTACATCGGCGAACTGCATGGCGATTTACAGCAGGAAAAAGGCAAATTGGATGTTCAGCTTGTTTCAGTTCCGGCAAATTCCGCGCTTGGTCAGCTGAAAGGTTCAGATTCAATTTTTGAAATTTACACCGAAAATTATGGTGAAAATCCGCTCGTAATTATGGGTGCAGGCGCGGGCGCAAAAGTTACGGCACGCGGCGTTTTTGGCGATATCTTACGCCTCAGTGAAAACAAATAATTTTAATCGATTTTATTGTATTTCCGCATCAGGTTTTCGTAGAAATTCTGTGGTAAAAGCCATTTCAGCGGAACACCAATTTTTTGACCGAATTTGCCGAAATAAAAATGTGCTTTCCAGGATTTTTTCCCGAGCAGTTTTTCAATGTATTCTGCGACTTCTTGTGGTTCTGTGCCGTCATCGACGTGAGAATTCATTAAACCATAAACTTTCCCGAAAGTTTTTTGGTAAGGTTCGGAAACATTGGTTTTTACGCGATTTTCGGCGATTCTGGTTTTAATATCGCCCAAATGCAGCGCACAAACCTGAATATTCCACGGCGAAACTTCGTAGCGGATGGCTTCAGTCACTTTATCCAGCGCGGATTTTGAAGCAGAATAAAAGCCACGGAAAGGTAAACCCATTTCGCTGCCGATGCTGGAAATGTTGATGATCTTGCCACTTTTCTGCTCACGCATTTTCGGCAAAACCGCGCTCATCATCTGTACCGAACCTACGAGATTTAAATTGAATAATTTTAAAATATCTTCTTTCGTAGAATCTTCAACCGGGCCGACCATTCCCATTCCGGCGTTGTTGATAAGAACATCGATGCGTGTTTCGGTTTTCAAAATCTCGGCAATGGCATTTTCAACCTGTGCCGGATTGGTAATATCGGTGGGAATCGTTTTAAAAAATTCGGATTCAACATTTTTTCTGCTGAGCCCAAAAATGGTGTGCCC encodes the following:
- a CDS encoding ACT domain-containing protein; protein product: MKNRAEIKILRNKAIIKFEGKDFLGEVGIDGRIFKALTYARISVGVISQQAAENGISVLVNDSDSEKAVNCLIDEFESERKTGKVRQIYSINNVSVLSFVVKDFNKIMSELARNNVFPLILNQNSPDNKVSLVVTSSQDEKAKNIMEAEIFSRPKTVHLAIFGHGKVGATLIYQVLERSKDIRNRKKLDLKIFAIADSKKIAFNTEGFSVNWQQEISRAEEKPDVEKLVTFAQRHHLENLIAVDVTASSALAMNYVFLAENGFDLVSSNKIFNTSPISDYRDLRNVLRKKNKKYLYETNVGAGLPLIDTIKLLHLSGENITRIKGVFSGSLSYIFNNFSVRDDKFSDILKEAISKGFTEPDPREDLSGNDVAQKLLILARELDLANEFSDINIENLVPKNLRKVSVSEFSENLPELDGIFENLKNNQEDGHVLRYIGELHGDLQQEKGKLDVQLVSVPANSALGQLKGSDSIFEIYTENYGENPLVIMGAGAGAKVTARGVFGDILRLSENK
- a CDS encoding SDR family oxidoreductase encodes the protein MTIIITGTSTGIGFTLAAYLGKKGHTIFGLSRKNVESEFFKTIPTDITNPAQVENAIAEILKTETRIDVLINNAGMGMVGPVEDSTKEDILKLFNLNLVGSVQMMSAVLPKMREQKSGKIINISSIGSEMGLPFRGFYSASKSALDKVTEAIRYEVSPWNIQVCALHLGDIKTRIAENRVKTNVSEPYQKTFGKVYGLMNSHVDDGTEPQEVAEYIEKLLGKKSWKAHFYFGKFGQKIGVPLKWLLPQNFYENLMRKYNKID